CTTACTGCATAATCTTTGAGTTTGGCACATGGTCACAAAAACATGATGAAATGGTAGGACAACTTAAGGTAAGAAGACTGTAGAGAGTTTTTTGAATACCCTGTATGTATATAGTTTGACTACTGGTAATTAACTAGTTGGAACTTTCTggttttttaagaaatttttcaCTAGTAATTTGAGCATTTTTGCAGGGTATGGAGGATCCTAGGTTCATCAACCAGTGGCACATGAACTCTCTCGATGAGCTCAGCATACTGCAACCAGCAGCCACTACATTCGGAGAGAATTTACAACACTGTTTCATGACTCACCCAAACTTCAACATCAAAAATTCCATGGAAACTTCTCAGACTGGTATTGATGGAGCCACGAAAAAGCTCAAAGTCAACAGCTGGGATTCATCCAAACTCGATCATGTATCATATCCACAACTTGCTTCTTCTGATCCAAACATTAATCTATCATTTGCGGATGCGAACTACACGAATCACATGGGTATTTTAAAGCCTAAAGAGGAGGTATTATGTTCCCAAATCATGAATACCCTTCCTTCTTGCCAGGGAGGTAAGAGGAATATTAGCACAAGCAGTAGACTTTCCCAAGCACAAGATCACATTATGGCAGAAAGGAAAAGGAGAGAGAAGCTCAGCCAGCGGTTCATAGCATTATCTGCTATAGTTCCTGGCCTTAAGAAGGTATAATATTCCATGGCAATTATATTTCCTTAATGTCTCCTCTGggattatcatttttttttattgatcttTTTATGTTCCCTGATTtgacacaacaaaaaaaaagaagaaatgagaTTAGAGAATATAAACTTAGCTTTCTAAAAGAAACTATATGCTTGCTGAAATAGAACTATATATGATTTCTCTTAGACTACATCCTCTTGGTATCTTTCTTCAGTAAAGTACCTGCAGGCTTTGTTAAAACACTTCGGTATAATCTGTAATATTTCTTATTATAAACCAGTCCTATAGATTATTGCATCCATTAGTTTCAGTTTTAACTGTAACTATGTTCAAACAAATCCCGTAATTTCTAGATTATTGGGAAAGGCAGGAGATTACTAATTGTGAGTTTAAGGATCAAGTATTTCTGCTAAATAATTTTCAATGTCAAATCATATCTTCATGGTGTTGATAGATGGACAAGGCTTCTGTTCTTGGCGATGCCATCAAGTACCTGAAACAAATGCAAGAGAAAGTGAAGACACTTGAGGAACAATCTAGGAAGAAAAACATAGAATCAGTGGTCTTTGTAAGGAAATCTCAACTCTTGGTTGATGGTGACAACTCTACCTCAAATGAAAACCTCTCCAGCGACCCCCTTGATGAGCATCTACCAGAAATTGAAGCAAGATTCTgcgacaaaaatgtcctcataagaATTCACTGTGAGAAAAGGAAAGGAGTACTAGAGAAATCGGTCACTGAAATTGAAAAGCTCCACCTAACAGTCATCAACAGCAGTGTCATGACATTTGGGAGTTCTGCTCTTGATATCACTATAATTGCTCAGGTTATCCTTCATTTTCAAACCACAAAAAagagtctacaaaagtagattAGCTTCTTAGATGGAAATTCAATACTTTTAAGATTAAAGTTGCAatcgaaaaaataaaatccatgaAAACTTAATGCCTGTCTTCATAATAACCTTTTATATGAAATAATTCCACTAAATGAAGGcgactcacacacacacacacaatgttTTGTTTCTTGGGAAATAAGTATTTGATCTTTTCCCCATTAATGCCTTCTTCACATTGTGCAGATGGATGAGGAATTCTGCATGTCAGTGAAGGATCTTGTAAGGAATCTACGATCTGCTTTTGAGTTGATCATGTGAAAAGAAGTTGCAACTTGAGCTAATATATAAAAGTCTcttctaaagttttttttttttttgctgctgCTGGAAGCTTCAGAAGACAGGAATAATCCTCAAAAACACAATAAGCCCAAGTcttatctttttaaatttttctgcTTACAGGGCCTGTAATGCTCTACCATCTTAGACCATCTACTTTTAAGCTTGTTTGCTGTGAGGCTCCTTTTGAAGGTGGGTTtttctttattgaatttttGCATGGTTAAGTCTTTGACCATGTTTAAATACCCACTTGTACAAAAAGAGTAATATcacagttttctttttctttttcttttttgtggggggtggggggagtGATGGTTGAAGAGGGAATATGGCTTTTTTGGTGTGTAGACAAACAGGCGTCTGTTTCTGCAGT
The sequence above is drawn from the Alnus glutinosa chromosome 11, dhAlnGlut1.1, whole genome shotgun sequence genome and encodes:
- the LOC133881964 gene encoding transcription factor bHLH25-like encodes the protein MEISSIRGLSELGMEDPRFINQWHMNSLDELSILQPAATTFGENLQHCFMTHPNFNIKNSMETSQTGIDGATKKLKVNSWDSSKLDHVSYPQLASSDPNINLSFADANYTNHMGILKPKEEVLCSQIMNTLPSCQGGKRNISTSSRLSQAQDHIMAERKRREKLSQRFIALSAIVPGLKKMDKASVLGDAIKYLKQMQEKVKTLEEQSRKKNIESVVFVRKSQLLVDGDNSTSNENLSSDPLDEHLPEIEARFCDKNVLIRIHCEKRKGVLEKSVTEIEKLHLTVINSSVMTFGSSALDITIIAQMDEEFCMSVKDLVRNLRSAFELIM